In the genome of Treponema pedis, one region contains:
- the dctP gene encoding TRAP transporter substrate-binding protein DctP, whose amino-acid sequence MKKKILAGILTWFCCTAIFAQQKIELKIATVAPARSPWEIELKKMAQEWNKITGGLVSVKFYDTYVLGGDKSVIQKMKPSRPGQRPQIDGAVFNTVGLNELAPKAQIFTLAIPFLIQNQKELDLVLEKHGNFFENEIQKSGCKLLTWSNAGWLSFYTKDSYSSLGDLKKIKLVCSNDTKDFSDVLKVCGFNVDPVPPSKWIQNLKSSTGARGFTAVHLLTHVLGLYKDISYILDARLCPVMSGFVITEESWKLIPDKYKPEMLAALEKTRKSLNEALDKMDSDYLSKMLAAGVKKIELSDKEKSEWTNEFHKDAEAVHKALPNVINIEIYKKIKQLLEPYRK is encoded by the coding sequence ATGAAGAAAAAAATACTGGCAGGTATTTTAACATGGTTTTGCTGTACCGCAATTTTTGCACAGCAAAAAATCGAATTAAAAATTGCTACCGTAGCGCCGGCACGCTCCCCTTGGGAAATTGAACTGAAAAAAATGGCTCAGGAGTGGAATAAAATTACGGGAGGCTTGGTAAGCGTAAAATTCTATGACACGTATGTTTTAGGGGGAGATAAATCGGTTATTCAAAAAATGAAACCTTCACGCCCCGGACAACGTCCGCAAATAGACGGGGCTGTTTTTAATACCGTAGGTTTAAACGAACTTGCACCTAAGGCTCAAATATTTACCTTGGCAATTCCTTTTTTAATCCAAAATCAAAAAGAATTGGACCTTGTTTTGGAAAAACACGGCAATTTTTTTGAAAATGAAATTCAAAAATCGGGCTGTAAACTTTTAACGTGGTCAAATGCCGGCTGGCTTTCTTTTTATACAAAAGATTCCTACTCTTCACTTGGAGACCTGAAAAAAATCAAACTTGTTTGTTCCAACGACACAAAAGACTTTTCCGATGTGCTTAAAGTTTGCGGCTTCAATGTAGACCCCGTGCCGCCTTCAAAGTGGATACAAAATTTAAAAAGCTCAACCGGTGCAAGAGGCTTTACGGCCGTCCATTTATTAACACATGTATTGGGCTTATACAAAGATATTTCGTATATTTTGGACGCAAGACTTTGTCCCGTAATGTCAGGTTTTGTAATAACCGAAGAATCATGGAAACTCATTCCCGATAAATACAAACCCGAAATGCTTGCAGCTCTTGAAAAAACACGTAAAAGTCTGAATGAAGCTCTCGATAAAATGGATAGCGATTATTTATCTAAAATGCTTGCCGCAGGTGTAAAAAAAATCGAACTTTCCGATAAGGAAAAATCTGAATGGACAAACGAATTTCATAAAGACGCGGAAGCGGTACACAAGGCTCTTCCGAATGTAATAAATATTGAAATATATAAAAAAATAAAACAGCTGCTTGAACCTTATCGAAAATAA
- a CDS encoding TRAP transporter large permease subunit, which produces MKKAVNILILIITAVLIWLPFIIHIITGLGITVLGPERLTVQLIFVFACLAGIITTACKKQLNIEVLTSIFRENTKRIILQIISAVNIAVLTSLFFSVFPNYSQIAENDSVFYIPTKLFFSALPVMYAAILFMEVKRTKNAVAIILGLITGFILSTGSVISLLDLIFGKFTDITSWKIYSLLNSVFGFILSASSTLLIPIVLFFSISALFGMPLYIVLAGIAYFSFMTTGGYVESIPIETYNILTDTSIAAIPMFTIAGYLLASGSAGKRLLEFVKNSVGQIRGGVVIAAVLVSTFFTTFTGASGVTILALGGILSLILTGSGYSEDDAEALITSSGSIGILLPPSLAVIVYGATNFMTVDIFALFKGAFLPGILLAISMIIIGIIKDKTKKRTTFSKKALWESLKEGIPELVLPVAISTGYFSGFFSLFETAAFAVIYAFILEVFIRKDFTIKQASHVILESIPTAGGVLVIIGTAKALALFLVYAGVPNMLSEFALQYVSSKYVFLLLLNILLLLVGCIMDLYSAILVVSPLVIPVAESFGVHPVHTGTIFLTNLALGFLTPPIGMNLFIASYTFKKPVTKIIKNILPYLMIQFIILMLITYIPQLSLAF; this is translated from the coding sequence ATGAAAAAAGCTGTAAATATTTTGATTCTAATTATAACGGCAGTTTTAATATGGCTGCCGTTTATCATTCATATTATTACCGGTTTAGGCATAACCGTGTTAGGTCCTGAAAGGCTGACAGTCCAGCTTATTTTTGTATTTGCCTGTCTTGCAGGAATTATAACAACCGCCTGTAAAAAACAGTTAAATATCGAAGTTCTAACCTCTATTTTTCGGGAAAACACAAAAAGAATAATACTGCAAATTATCTCCGCAGTAAATATCGCTGTTTTAACTTCTTTATTTTTTTCCGTTTTTCCCAATTACTCTCAAATTGCGGAAAACGATTCCGTTTTTTATATTCCCACAAAATTGTTTTTTTCGGCTCTTCCCGTTATGTATGCCGCAATACTTTTTATGGAAGTTAAAAGAACTAAAAATGCCGTTGCAATAATTTTGGGACTTATAACGGGTTTTATTTTAAGCACGGGCTCCGTTATCAGCTTACTGGATTTAATATTCGGAAAATTTACCGATATAACTTCGTGGAAAATATACAGTCTTCTTAATTCGGTTTTCGGCTTTATATTATCGGCTTCTTCAACCTTGCTTATTCCAATTGTACTCTTCTTTTCAATAAGCGCCCTTTTCGGAATGCCGCTTTACATAGTACTTGCAGGAATTGCATATTTTTCTTTTATGACTACCGGCGGTTATGTTGAAAGTATCCCGATAGAAACCTATAATATCTTAACCGATACATCTATAGCGGCAATTCCCATGTTTACCATTGCAGGTTACCTTTTGGCAAGCGGAAGTGCGGGAAAAAGACTTTTGGAATTTGTAAAGAATTCCGTAGGTCAAATAAGGGGCGGAGTTGTTATTGCAGCCGTTTTGGTTTCAACCTTTTTTACAACTTTTACGGGAGCTTCAGGAGTTACTATTTTAGCTTTAGGGGGAATATTAAGCCTAATTCTAACCGGCTCCGGATATTCCGAAGATGATGCCGAAGCGCTTATTACCTCGTCAGGGTCTATAGGAATTTTACTGCCGCCCAGTTTAGCCGTTATTGTCTACGGTGCCACCAACTTTATGACGGTGGATATTTTCGCTCTTTTTAAAGGAGCCTTTCTTCCCGGTATTTTACTTGCAATTTCTATGATTATAATAGGAATTATAAAAGATAAAACAAAAAAACGAACGACCTTTTCCAAAAAAGCTCTTTGGGAAAGTCTCAAAGAAGGAATCCCCGAATTGGTTTTACCTGTTGCAATTAGTACGGGATACTTCTCAGGCTTTTTTTCGCTTTTTGAAACGGCAGCCTTTGCCGTAATATACGCATTTATTTTGGAAGTCTTTATCCGTAAAGACTTTACAATAAAGCAAGCCTCCCATGTTATTTTGGAAAGTATTCCTACGGCAGGAGGTGTGCTCGTTATAATAGGTACCGCTAAGGCCTTAGCCTTATTCCTCGTTTATGCGGGAGTACCCAATATGCTATCCGAGTTTGCCTTGCAATATGTATCATCAAAATACGTATTTTTACTTTTATTGAATATTCTTCTTTTACTGGTAGGCTGTATAATGGATTTGTATTCCGCAATCCTGGTCGTATCGCCGTTAGTCATTCCGGTAGCGGAAAGTTTCGGTGTTCACCCCGTCCACACGGGAACGATATTTTTAACAAACCTTGCTTTAGGCTTTTTGACTCCGCCTATCGGAATGAACTTATTTATTGCAAGCTATACATTTAAAAAGCCCGTAACAAAAATTATTAAAAACATTCTACCCTATCTTATGATTCAATTTATAATTCTTATGTTAATTACATATATACCGCAG
- a CDS encoding TRAP transporter TatT component family protein yields MAVSFLPSCSIKQMAYKSAANAMAPLPEHKIKIKPDPNAPNPITALTGEDDIEIVGEVFPVILKLYEAMHIQDPKHRGLALMTGQLYIMYANVFIESPAVYLSDNEFDKKNTAFFRAKKFYKRGAKAALLSLDAAYPGFAEAIHSDNSEKIQTALLNCKIYDVEALHWAGAGILAAFALDPLDSDNLQSLAGGVAMLEAATSLNPVYSDGAVWDILAKFYAAAPDSLGGSPEKAKHAYQKALELSEGKTPSIHVTYAVSFCIPQQDGKGFDEAIEKALSIDPEAQPANKLQTTLAQKYARWLKEHKSDFILGD; encoded by the coding sequence ATGGCGGTATCTTTTTTACCGTCATGTTCAATAAAACAAATGGCATATAAATCTGCGGCCAATGCGATGGCGCCTCTTCCCGAGCATAAGATAAAAATAAAGCCCGACCCTAATGCGCCTAATCCCATTACCGCCCTAACGGGAGAAGACGATATTGAAATTGTAGGAGAAGTTTTTCCCGTAATTTTAAAGTTATATGAAGCTATGCATATCCAAGACCCTAAACATAGGGGCCTTGCCTTAATGACGGGGCAGCTTTATATTATGTACGCAAATGTTTTTATAGAAAGCCCTGCCGTTTACCTTTCCGACAACGAATTCGATAAAAAAAATACTGCATTTTTCCGAGCTAAAAAATTCTACAAACGCGGAGCAAAAGCGGCTCTTTTATCCTTAGATGCGGCATATCCGGGATTCGCGGAGGCTATTCATTCCGACAACTCCGAAAAAATACAAACAGCTCTTTTAAACTGCAAAATATACGATGTTGAAGCCCTTCATTGGGCCGGAGCGGGAATACTTGCAGCTTTTGCACTTGACCCTCTGGATTCCGATAATCTTCAATCGCTGGCAGGCGGAGTTGCTATGCTGGAAGCCGCAACCTCTCTTAATCCGGTATACTCAGACGGAGCCGTTTGGGACATATTGGCTAAATTTTATGCGGCAGCTCCCGATTCGCTCGGAGGCAGTCCTGAAAAAGCAAAACACGCCTATCAAAAAGCCTTGGAACTGTCCGAAGGAAAAACTCCTTCAATACACGTAACTTATGCGGTATCATTTTGTATTCCGCAACAAGACGGCAAAGGTTTCGATGAAGCTATAGAAAAAGCGTTAAGCATAGACCCCGAAGCACAGCCCGCCAATAAATTACAAACAACCCTTGCCCAAAAATATGCAAGATGGCTTAAAGAACATAAATCCGACTTTATTTTAGGAGATTAA